The Aminivibrio pyruvatiphilus genome includes a window with the following:
- a CDS encoding CAP domain-containing protein, whose product MPIGLRSLAVLCLTALFLMGPLPAAFALKLTIRNDFADSLNTAVVYYCDSTGAWTTRGWYVVRPRESRTINFSTSKPTMYLHSYLSGRNKISWGKGDITRVVMSKAFVYEDGETCPAGPDRRTAKFTRYAAKNGRVDYRPVKTGEPLPAGGGDTFSAVSNELLKLINADRRKTGARDLKLDATLSKAAARRASELPKVWGHTRPNGKSYSSVFAEFNLNPARSGENVASNTKPLKASHFHEQFMNSPGHKKVLLNPEYSAVGLAFHEEGGRTYCVELFTGEGGGAGNTPPLPGDGLAFAAANVVNLINNERTRSGRVPLRTDDALTSAALTRAREMNVKFDIVTRPDGRTFDTVLRDSGLVFAGASTSGVDTPEADALEIFREFFNDGKTRNSMLAGEYTHVGAGICRLGSGYYTVLLFAGGKGSGTAEPGLAGAMNELEKSLQEFEEALRQLGDLF is encoded by the coding sequence ATGCCGATAGGGCTGCGAAGCCTGGCGGTCCTGTGTCTTACCGCTCTTTTCCTGATGGGACCCCTGCCGGCGGCCTTTGCCCTGAAACTGACGATCCGAAACGACTTCGCAGACAGCCTCAACACAGCCGTGGTCTACTACTGCGACTCCACCGGCGCATGGACGACCAGAGGCTGGTACGTGGTGAGGCCCCGCGAATCGCGGACCATCAACTTTTCCACCTCCAAACCGACCATGTATCTCCATTCCTATCTGTCCGGCAGGAATAAAATCTCCTGGGGAAAAGGGGACATTACAAGGGTGGTCATGTCGAAGGCCTTTGTGTACGAGGACGGCGAAACATGCCCCGCCGGTCCCGACAGGAGGACGGCAAAGTTCACCAGGTACGCGGCAAAAAACGGTCGCGTGGACTACAGGCCGGTGAAGACGGGGGAGCCCCTTCCCGCAGGGGGAGGAGACACTTTTTCGGCGGTAAGCAATGAACTGCTGAAACTCATCAATGCCGACCGCAGAAAGACCGGCGCCCGGGATCTGAAACTGGATGCGACCCTGTCGAAGGCGGCGGCCCGCCGGGCTTCGGAACTGCCGAAGGTGTGGGGCCACACCCGTCCGAACGGAAAAAGCTACAGTTCCGTCTTCGCCGAGTTCAATCTCAATCCGGCAAGAAGCGGAGAAAACGTGGCTTCAAATACGAAACCCCTGAAGGCCTCTCATTTCCATGAACAGTTCATGAATTCTCCCGGGCATAAAAAAGTTCTGCTGAACCCCGAGTATTCCGCCGTGGGGCTGGCTTTTCACGAGGAAGGGGGCAGGACCTACTGCGTGGAACTCTTCACGGGAGAGGGCGGGGGAGCCGGAAACACCCCGCCCCTGCCCGGGGACGGTCTCGCCTTTGCGGCTGCCAATGTGGTGAACCTTATCAACAACGAGAGGACCCGTTCCGGGCGTGTCCCCCTGCGGACGGACGATGCCCTCACCAGTGCGGCCCTGACCAGGGCACGGGAGATGAACGTGAAATTCGACATCGTCACCAGGCCTGACGGAAGAACGTTCGATACAGTCCTGAGGGACAGCGGCCTGGTCTTTGCCGGGGCATCGACATCTGGGGTTGACACGCCGGAGGCCGACGCACTTGAAATATTCCGGGAGTTTTTTAACGACGGAAAGACCCGAAATTCCATGCTGGCCGGGGAGTATACCCACGTGGGGGCTGGAATCTGCCGGCTCGGCAGCGGATATTACACCGTTCTCCTGTTTGCCGGGGGCAAAGGAAGCGGAACCGCGGAACCAGGCCTCGCCGGGGCGATGAATGAGCTGGAGAAGTCCCTCCAGGAATTTGAGGAGGCCCTCCGGCAGCTCGGCGATCTGTTTTAG